A region of Marnyiella aurantia DNA encodes the following proteins:
- a CDS encoding DUF6973 domain-containing protein codes for MRKLPTIFVRTISTLSFKKILMLIRATAPHPLFTLLSFYATIRSFALAQKHFPRTSSANGIGNAYRHALWTCLIMMYCCKISSPQKALNFCKKITDLHEELFPNQPLEKKMDLHNNQVGMDLFMELLQGIHRQFFETSFFVEKLMVKTKTAVVLSDIDQEPVEELLYLEE; via the coding sequence ATGCGGAAGTTACCAACCATATTTGTCCGAACCATTTCAACATTAAGTTTTAAAAAGATTCTGATGCTGATCAGGGCTACAGCACCTCATCCATTATTTACACTTTTAAGTTTTTATGCAACCATAAGATCTTTCGCACTGGCGCAGAAGCATTTCCCCAGAACCAGCTCGGCGAATGGCATCGGAAATGCCTACCGACACGCCTTATGGACTTGCCTGATTATGATGTACTGCTGCAAGATTTCATCGCCGCAAAAGGCACTTAACTTCTGCAAAAAGATTACAGACCTTCATGAGGAGCTCTTTCCGAATCAACCATTGGAAAAGAAGATGGACCTTCATAACAACCAGGTAGGAATGGATCTTTTTATGGAACTTCTGCAGGGCATCCACCGTCAGTTTTTCGAAACTTCCTTTTTTGTAGAAAAATTAATGGTTAAAACTAAAACTGCAGTAGTACTTTCAGACATTGACCAGGAACCTGTTGAGGAACTGCTATATCTAGAGGAGTAA